The Micromonospora krabiensis genome window below encodes:
- a CDS encoding SigE family RNA polymerase sigma factor produces the protein MDADRQSFEAYVQARGPGLSRHAYLLTGDHHLAEDLVQQTLLRVAGRWRRVVADGDPDAYVRRALYHQHVSWWRRRTRQVPEAPLDVNDQPVPDAADAVAVTLAVRAALGRLAPRQRAAIVLRYFADLSDAQIADTLGCRVGTVKSQLRDGLARLRVLAPELVDLLEVRS, from the coding sequence GTGGATGCCGACCGGCAGTCGTTCGAGGCGTACGTGCAGGCTCGTGGCCCGGGTCTGTCTCGGCACGCCTATCTGCTCACCGGCGACCATCACCTCGCCGAGGATCTGGTCCAGCAGACGCTGCTGCGGGTCGCCGGCCGGTGGAGGCGGGTGGTGGCCGACGGCGACCCCGATGCGTACGTGCGTCGGGCCCTCTACCACCAGCACGTCTCCTGGTGGCGGCGGCGGACCCGGCAGGTGCCGGAGGCCCCGCTGGACGTCAACGACCAGCCGGTGCCGGACGCGGCGGACGCCGTCGCCGTGACGCTCGCGGTCCGAGCCGCGTTGGGTCGGCTCGCGCCCCGCCAGCGGGCCGCGATCGTGCTGCGCTACTTCGCCGACCTGAGCGACGCGCAGATCGCCGACACCCTCGGCTGTCGCGTGGGGACGGTGAAGAGCCAGTTGCGCGACGGGTTGGCGCGGCTGCGCGTCCTCGCTCCGGAACTGGTGGACCTGCTGGAGGTGCGGTCGTGA
- a CDS encoding phosphotransferase enzyme family protein gives MIDKPDVDERSLATEVAAAWGVDVTGLAFLPLGLDGNAWAYRVDAAGGERYFLKLRRGDFARAAVLLPGFLRAQGVRQVVAPIDLPDGGASRPFGDHRLLLYPFHDGGSLWGRGLTDRQWVEYGEFLGRLHAVTPTADLAAVLPVETYRSSAGERLRALGEQAATSEVLGDFWDRYAAVLRRLSARVDDLAARLTRGQHVICHADVHPGNLIADGDGPLHVVDWDAPILAPRERDLMFVYSGDFGDHPINAHRAALFRRGYGPLEPDRTMLGYYRSERQLDDVTAFLDSILNAEASPESQANDLHWLTHVAETVAAEDDR, from the coding sequence GTGATCGACAAGCCTGACGTCGACGAGCGGTCGCTGGCGACCGAGGTGGCCGCCGCCTGGGGGGTCGACGTCACCGGCCTCGCGTTCCTGCCGCTGGGGCTCGACGGGAACGCCTGGGCGTACCGGGTGGACGCGGCCGGCGGCGAACGCTACTTCCTGAAACTGCGGCGCGGTGACTTCGCCCGGGCGGCCGTCCTGCTGCCCGGCTTCCTCCGCGCTCAGGGCGTACGCCAGGTCGTGGCGCCGATCGACCTGCCCGACGGTGGAGCCAGCCGGCCCTTCGGGGACCACCGGCTGCTGCTTTACCCGTTCCACGACGGCGGCAGCCTGTGGGGCCGCGGCCTCACCGACCGCCAGTGGGTCGAGTACGGCGAGTTCCTGGGCCGGCTGCACGCGGTCACCCCGACCGCCGACCTCGCCGCGGTCCTGCCGGTGGAGACCTACCGGTCGAGCGCGGGCGAACGGCTGCGCGCCCTCGGTGAGCAGGCCGCGACGAGCGAGGTCCTCGGCGACTTCTGGGACCGGTACGCCGCCGTGCTGCGCCGACTGTCGGCACGGGTCGACGACCTCGCCGCCCGGCTGACCCGCGGCCAGCACGTCATCTGCCACGCCGACGTCCACCCCGGCAACCTGATCGCCGACGGCGACGGTCCGCTGCACGTGGTGGACTGGGACGCGCCGATCCTCGCGCCGCGCGAGCGGGACCTGATGTTCGTCTACAGCGGGGACTTCGGCGACCACCCGATCAACGCGCACCGCGCGGCGCTCTTCCGCCGGGGCTACGGACCCCTGGAGCCGGACCGGACGATGCTGGGCTACTACCGGAGCGAGCGGCAACTCGACGACGTGACCGCGTTCCTGGACAGCATCCTGAACGCCGAGGCCAGTCCAGAGTCCCAGGCCAACGACCTGCACTGGCTGACCCACGTCGCCGAGACCGTCGCCGCGGAGGACGACCGGTGA
- a CDS encoding HAD family hydrolase, translating to MTLPLPPGDFQAYLFDCDGTIADSMPLHYVAWERALAEWECTLPEDLFYAWGGRPVADIIVDLNEQQGLTMPVEVVARRREDIYQQLLPQLSAVPDVLRHIHDAHGRLPIAVVSGSTRESVTASLRTLDLLEKFDVLVCAGDYARAKPDPEAFLLAAKLLDVPPQSCLVFEDTDFGIQAATAAGMAAVRVPQPRQR from the coding sequence GTGACGCTGCCCCTTCCCCCCGGCGACTTCCAGGCGTACCTCTTCGACTGCGACGGCACCATCGCCGACTCCATGCCCCTGCACTACGTGGCCTGGGAGCGGGCGCTGGCGGAGTGGGAATGCACCCTTCCGGAGGACCTGTTCTACGCCTGGGGTGGCCGCCCGGTCGCGGACATCATCGTCGACCTCAACGAGCAGCAGGGGCTGACCATGCCGGTCGAGGTCGTCGCCCGCCGCCGGGAGGACATCTACCAGCAGCTCCTGCCGCAGCTCAGCGCCGTCCCCGACGTCCTCCGGCACATCCACGACGCCCACGGACGGCTCCCCATCGCCGTCGTCTCCGGCAGCACCCGGGAATCCGTCACCGCCTCGCTGCGCACCCTCGACCTGCTGGAGAAGTTCGACGTGCTCGTCTGCGCCGGTGACTACGCGCGGGCCAAGCCCGACCCAGAGGCCTTCCTGCTCGCCGCGAAGCTGCTCGACGTCCCGCCGCAGTCCTGCCTCGTCTTCGAGGACACCGACTTCGGCATCCAGGCCGCCACGGCCGCCGGCATGGCAGCCGTACGCGTCCCGCAGCCCCGGCAGCGCTGA
- a CDS encoding DLW-39 family protein translates to MFKKLLILAGVVGVAAIVAKKVKASNDERALWHEATTAPDLR, encoded by the coding sequence ATGTTCAAGAAGCTTCTGATTCTCGCCGGCGTCGTCGGTGTGGCCGCGATCGTGGCCAAGAAGGTCAAGGCTTCCAACGACGAGCGCGCCCTGTGGCACGAGGCGACCACCGCCCCCGACCTGCGCTGA
- a CDS encoding DUF3566 domain-containing protein, whose amino-acid sequence MTETQAKSGNTGTSANPVDEEAASGGTAASGRAAVGRATVPADAPAPKFTRAPGMTPPPETPSDDAGSGEKTEAVAPAKATTAGAAKGGAGSSPNATQQIPVRAGASSGATGTQPRVGAAGAPQAGAGRTPNGGGLPPGIGNAAAVGAARVGDAVRAARTSVSSAASRGPRRARLNLKRIDPWSVMKFAFAVSVVLFIVVVVATSVLYLALDAMGVFQSVNDSLTDLVNAGGGQSTDGFQITAKGVILSSALIGLVNVVLFTALATLGAFVYNVCADLVGGIELTLAERD is encoded by the coding sequence ATGACGGAGACACAGGCGAAGTCGGGGAACACGGGGACCTCGGCCAACCCGGTCGACGAGGAGGCCGCCTCGGGCGGCACGGCGGCCAGCGGCCGCGCCGCCGTGGGCCGGGCGACCGTCCCCGCCGACGCGCCTGCCCCGAAATTCACCCGGGCTCCCGGGATGACGCCACCGCCGGAGACACCGAGCGACGACGCGGGCTCCGGTGAGAAGACCGAGGCGGTGGCGCCGGCCAAGGCGACCACCGCCGGCGCCGCCAAGGGCGGGGCGGGCTCCAGCCCGAACGCCACGCAGCAGATCCCGGTCCGTGCCGGCGCGTCGAGCGGTGCGACCGGCACACAGCCCCGGGTGGGTGCCGCGGGCGCGCCGCAGGCCGGCGCCGGCCGGACGCCCAACGGCGGTGGACTGCCGCCGGGCATCGGCAACGCGGCCGCCGTCGGGGCCGCACGGGTGGGTGACGCGGTACGCGCCGCGCGTACGTCGGTCAGCTCGGCCGCGTCGCGCGGACCGCGCCGGGCCCGGCTGAACCTCAAGCGGATCGACCCCTGGTCCGTGATGAAGTTCGCATTCGCCGTGTCGGTGGTGCTCTTCATCGTCGTGGTGGTCGCCACGTCCGTGCTCTACCTGGCCCTGGACGCCATGGGCGTGTTCCAGAGCGTCAACGACAGCCTCACCGACCTGGTGAACGCGGGCGGTGGGCAGAGCACCGACGGCTTCCAGATCACGGCCAAGGGCGTGATCCTCAGCTCGGCGCTGATCGGCCTGGTCAACGTCGTGCTGTTCACCGCGCTGGCCACCCTCGGAGCGTTCGTCTACAACGTCTGCGCCGACCTGGTCGGCGGGATCGAACTGACCCTCGCCGAGCGGGACTGA